One Phenylobacterium hankyongense DNA segment encodes these proteins:
- a CDS encoding oligosaccharide flippase family protein, translating to MPSRANTFRFLGNVAWMTVFQASGYVLALLNLPYLTRTLGVANYGTLAFVIGANAYLWLIIDWGFSLGATKDVAQAHGEPAAIREIVWRTMTAKLLLAAVALAGLGVLVALQKVPSPLYLLLPGILNICGAVLSVDWLMQGMGRMGLFSLYSIAGRTLVVILTFALVHGPQDTWIACALQGIGGLIGGGAGFLVATRYVDIGRPRFPFRDALRQILDYRHYFLSQSSWIAYTAAAPLLLTFVSGMEATGIFAGAERISRMVLSITIPVGMVMYPRVSALVSRSRSAAAELAGILLAMQILVGTMLTIGLMIFAGPIVELVLGHKFTGSVAVLRWLALLPAIVAVGSTLSRQFLLPLGRSREVSGITISCAGIYLALLAGLGHYMGPVGGAIGLVTAEVLLSLLSLGCLWTKERDFAVEALQAAMTAPQLVFKHLKELMAGDRIPQSPAAPAADTEDPAS from the coding sequence ATGCCCTCTCGCGCCAACACTTTCCGCTTCCTGGGCAACGTCGCCTGGATGACCGTTTTCCAGGCGAGCGGCTATGTCCTGGCGCTGCTGAATCTCCCCTATCTTACACGGACCCTGGGCGTCGCGAACTACGGGACCCTGGCGTTCGTGATCGGCGCCAACGCGTACCTGTGGTTGATCATCGACTGGGGGTTCTCGCTCGGGGCCACCAAGGACGTCGCCCAGGCGCATGGCGAGCCGGCGGCGATTCGCGAGATCGTCTGGCGGACCATGACGGCGAAGCTGCTGCTCGCCGCGGTGGCGTTGGCGGGGCTTGGCGTACTCGTGGCCCTGCAGAAGGTCCCCTCGCCGCTTTACCTGCTGCTTCCCGGCATCCTGAATATCTGCGGGGCGGTCCTCAGCGTCGATTGGCTGATGCAGGGGATGGGGCGGATGGGGTTGTTCTCGCTCTACTCGATCGCCGGCCGGACGCTGGTGGTGATCCTGACGTTTGCACTGGTGCACGGACCCCAGGACACCTGGATCGCCTGCGCGCTCCAGGGCATAGGTGGGTTGATCGGCGGCGGCGCCGGATTCCTGGTGGCCACCCGGTACGTCGATATCGGTCGGCCGCGCTTCCCCTTTCGCGACGCGCTTCGGCAGATCCTGGATTACCGCCACTACTTCCTGTCCCAGAGCAGCTGGATCGCCTACACGGCCGCCGCCCCGCTTCTGCTCACCTTTGTCTCGGGCATGGAAGCCACCGGCATCTTTGCGGGCGCGGAGCGCATCAGCCGCATGGTGCTCTCAATCACCATACCCGTGGGCATGGTCATGTACCCGCGCGTCAGCGCCCTTGTAAGCCGCTCTCGGTCAGCGGCCGCGGAACTCGCCGGCATCCTGCTGGCGATGCAAATCCTGGTCGGGACAATGCTGACCATCGGCCTGATGATCTTCGCCGGCCCCATCGTAGAGCTTGTGCTCGGGCACAAGTTCACAGGGTCCGTCGCCGTGTTGCGGTGGCTCGCCCTGCTTCCGGCGATCGTGGCTGTCGGAAGCACCTTGTCGAGGCAATTCCTGCTGCCGCTGGGCCGGAGCCGCGAGGTGTCGGGCATCACGATCAGCTGCGCCGGAATCTATCTCGCCCTTCTCGCCGGCCTCGGCCACTACATGGGCCCGGTAGGCGGCGCGATCGGCCTGGTCACCGCCGAAGTTCTGTTGAGCCTCCTGTCGCTTGGTTGCCTCTGGACCAAGGAAAGGGACTTTGCCGTCGAGGCGCTGCAGGCCGCGATGACCGCGCCCCAACTTGTTTTCAAGCACCTGAAAGAGCTGATGGCGGGAGACAGGATCCCGCAATCGCCGGCGGCGCCGGCGGCAGACACAGAAGATCCGGCCTCATAG
- a CDS encoding glycosyltransferase family 4 protein: protein MAMVQSYPYEAVSNGDAAYIAALRDYLIGRGHEVFGFVTDMTRGRTSPVYRSAYDLSATAGWKVRQAIRAERAFVSGSVAQWAEPLRKKIGLRKTEPTRDKWTAPEARWLARELKRIDASCAILFFDAVGFSASIGQLTTVVAAPSFLRGREISILPEQNTCRIGDDEVAAQLSWLKGADCVAFNSRDDIDFARRYGFEKAIKINMGLPDKSREAPHQDSSEPTITFVGVAAKQNIESCQWFLDRCWPIIREARPDSRLRLVGTVVRGVDVTALPGVDAVGFVPDLEPEYRRAQVVVAPLVSGSRGVKVKVAEALSYGCPLVTTSIGVDAGDPNQFGEAVVVADEPGDFARAVLDLLNDPRLRRKRQALAAEAFNQNFSFDAAFCELTEYLKL from the coding sequence GTGGCGATGGTCCAAAGCTATCCGTATGAAGCGGTGAGCAACGGTGATGCCGCGTACATCGCGGCCTTGCGGGATTATTTGATCGGCCGCGGCCACGAGGTGTTCGGTTTTGTCACCGACATGACCCGGGGCAGGACTTCGCCCGTTTACCGAAGCGCATACGATCTCTCGGCGACCGCGGGCTGGAAGGTCCGGCAAGCCATCCGCGCGGAGCGCGCATTTGTCAGCGGTTCAGTGGCCCAGTGGGCCGAGCCGCTCAGGAAGAAGATCGGTCTTCGGAAGACCGAACCCACACGCGACAAATGGACCGCACCCGAAGCGAGGTGGTTGGCCCGCGAGCTGAAGCGTATCGACGCGTCCTGCGCGATCCTGTTCTTCGACGCCGTAGGGTTCAGCGCCTCAATCGGCCAGTTGACCACGGTCGTCGCGGCCCCAAGTTTCCTGAGGGGCCGGGAGATCAGTATCCTGCCGGAACAGAACACTTGTCGCATAGGCGATGACGAGGTCGCTGCCCAACTGTCATGGCTCAAAGGCGCTGATTGCGTCGCCTTCAACAGTCGTGACGATATCGACTTCGCGCGCCGCTACGGTTTCGAAAAAGCCATCAAGATCAACATGGGCTTGCCGGACAAATCTCGCGAGGCGCCGCACCAAGACAGCTCAGAGCCGACAATCACGTTTGTCGGTGTTGCGGCCAAGCAGAATATTGAGAGCTGCCAATGGTTCCTGGATCGCTGCTGGCCAATCATTCGCGAAGCTCGCCCAGATTCCCGGCTGCGCCTCGTCGGGACTGTCGTGCGGGGGGTCGATGTCACGGCACTCCCCGGCGTTGATGCGGTCGGATTCGTGCCAGACCTTGAGCCGGAGTACCGCCGTGCGCAGGTGGTGGTGGCTCCGCTGGTCAGCGGAAGCCGAGGCGTCAAGGTGAAAGTCGCCGAGGCGCTGTCTTATGGCTGTCCGCTTGTCACGACGTCGATCGGAGTGGATGCCGGCGACCCCAATCAATTTGGCGAGGCGGTGGTCGTGGCAGACGAGCCCGGCGACTTTGCCAGAGCTGTTCTCGATCTGCTGAATGACCCGCGGCTGCGGCGGAAGCGGCAAGCTTTGGCTGCCGAGGCCTTCAATCAGAATTTTTCATTCGACGCCGCATTCTGCGAGCTCACCGAATACCTGAAACTATGA
- a CDS encoding acyltransferase family protein, which translates to MHVTKRYETLDGLRGVAALAVLWLHITEVLHVEPRPVSAHLGVDFFFCLSGFVIAHAYEDRLKTVLSFGGFMRERAIRLMPLAALGAVLGGLVVLARVVIYHDAPALGVLGATALNMALLPTSALSVTNNFTFPTDPPLWSLSFEVAINVAFGLLVLRLTTPRLAAVVIGAVALTIWTAARNGGLDVGWAWPHLADGFARVLFPFAMGVLLRRLPVWRNHLALALPVVLAALLLAPNLGAMGQAAVVILAVPVIVYVGAGAAPSRADGVARWLGLMSYPIYVIHHPLLRVIQRGAEMVHIRNPAVLVAAGFIVPLIAAYLLNRFYDVPVRAWLATWTPCRRAAIRRPAT; encoded by the coding sequence ATGCACGTGACGAAGCGCTACGAGACGCTGGACGGACTTCGAGGCGTCGCGGCCCTCGCCGTCCTGTGGCTGCACATCACCGAGGTGCTGCATGTCGAGCCTCGGCCGGTGTCGGCGCACCTGGGGGTCGACTTCTTCTTCTGCCTGTCAGGCTTCGTGATCGCGCACGCCTACGAGGACAGGCTGAAGACGGTTCTGTCGTTCGGCGGCTTCATGCGCGAGCGGGCGATCCGCCTGATGCCCCTGGCGGCGCTGGGCGCGGTGCTCGGCGGGCTGGTCGTCCTGGCTCGCGTCGTGATCTACCACGACGCTCCGGCGCTGGGCGTGCTTGGAGCCACGGCGCTCAACATGGCCCTGTTGCCGACTTCAGCGCTCTCGGTGACCAACAACTTCACCTTTCCCACCGACCCGCCGCTCTGGTCCCTGTCCTTCGAGGTGGCGATCAATGTCGCCTTCGGCCTGCTGGTCCTGCGCCTGACCACCCCGCGGCTCGCCGCCGTCGTCATCGGCGCGGTGGCCCTGACCATCTGGACGGCGGCGCGCAACGGAGGCTTGGACGTCGGATGGGCCTGGCCCCATCTGGCCGACGGATTTGCGCGGGTGCTGTTCCCGTTCGCGATGGGCGTGCTGCTCCGCCGCCTGCCGGTGTGGCGCAATCACCTGGCGCTCGCCCTGCCGGTGGTCCTGGCGGCCCTACTCCTGGCGCCCAACCTCGGCGCGATGGGCCAGGCCGCGGTGGTGATCCTGGCGGTTCCCGTCATCGTCTATGTGGGCGCGGGCGCCGCCCCCAGCCGCGCGGATGGCGTCGCCCGTTGGCTGGGACTGATGAGCTACCCGATCTACGTCATCCACCATCCCCTGCTGCGGGTCATCCAGCGCGGCGCGGAGATGGTCCACATCCGAAATCCTGCGGTCCTGGTCGCGGCAGGTTTCATCGTCCCGCTGATCGCGGCCTACCTTCTGAACAGGTTCTACGACGTGCCGGTCAGGGCATGGCTGGCGACGTGGACGCCCTGCAGGCGCGCGGCCATTCGTCGGCCCGCGACGTAG
- a CDS encoding glycosyltransferase family 4 protein, translating to MRRVSFNGKFFSGARTGVYRVALELIRGVDEVITAEPRGDRPEFNLVHPRDARDMPELNGIPRREAGVLTWQPWEQLELPWRCRDDLLVNLCNLAPLAAPRSITMIHDAQVFLSPQSYSPAFRTWYQFALPQIGARSQFILTVSEYSKAMLVRFGIAEPDRIRVLHNGVDHLARAPADPHVVARLGLEPGRFVVALANTQKHKNIARLFEVFRRPDFAKAQLVLVGAAQPSDFDAAGWAPPANVTFAGRVSDAELRALFESAAAMALPSTTEGFGLPPVEAMYLGCPAVVSTAGAIPEACGDGALYADTEDTEAWAQALLQLIEDPAARAEAAARGQAHARQKTWRRSSAQLLDWLVEAAA from the coding sequence ATGCGGCGCGTCAGCTTCAACGGGAAATTCTTCAGCGGCGCCCGCACGGGGGTCTATCGCGTCGCGCTCGAGCTCATTCGCGGCGTGGATGAGGTGATCACGGCGGAGCCGCGCGGCGACAGGCCGGAATTCAACCTGGTCCATCCGCGCGACGCCCGCGACATGCCCGAGCTGAACGGCATCCCGCGCCGTGAAGCCGGCGTGCTCACCTGGCAGCCGTGGGAGCAGTTGGAACTGCCGTGGCGCTGCCGTGACGACCTCTTGGTGAACCTGTGCAACCTTGCGCCGCTGGCGGCGCCGCGAAGCATCACCATGATCCATGACGCGCAGGTGTTCCTGTCGCCGCAGTCCTACTCGCCGGCGTTCCGCACCTGGTACCAGTTCGCCCTGCCGCAGATCGGCGCCCGCTCGCAATTCATCCTGACGGTGTCCGAGTATTCCAAGGCCATGCTGGTCCGCTTCGGCATCGCCGAGCCCGACCGGATCCGCGTCCTCCACAACGGCGTCGACCACCTGGCCCGAGCGCCGGCGGACCCGCACGTCGTGGCGCGCCTGGGGCTCGAGCCGGGGCGGTTCGTCGTCGCGCTCGCCAACACCCAGAAGCACAAGAACATCGCGCGCCTGTTCGAGGTCTTCCGGCGTCCGGACTTCGCAAAGGCCCAGCTGGTGCTGGTCGGCGCGGCTCAACCGTCGGACTTCGATGCGGCGGGCTGGGCCCCTCCGGCCAATGTGACGTTCGCCGGGCGGGTGAGCGACGCCGAGCTCAGGGCGCTTTTCGAGTCCGCCGCGGCGATGGCCCTGCCCTCAACCACCGAGGGCTTTGGCCTGCCGCCGGTGGAGGCCATGTATCTCGGCTGTCCGGCCGTGGTGTCGACGGCCGGAGCCATCCCCGAGGCCTGCGGCGACGGCGCGCTCTATGCCGATACCGAGGACACCGAGGCCTGGGCGCAGGCTCTCCTGCAGCTGATCGAGGACCCGGCGGCCCGGGCCGAGGCGGCTGCGCGCGGCCAGGCCCACGCGCGCCAGAAGACCTGGCGGCGGAGCTCGGCCCAGCTGCTCGACTGGCTGGTCGAGGCCGCGGCCTGA
- a CDS encoding sugar transferase, with amino-acid sequence MYLSGTKDIEIQTAMSQVRDGGRDLYPSAMSLDACRALDLLIALGVLIFMAPLMIAIAVAIKVQDGGPVLFGHGRLGRGGRTFRCWKFRSMEIDAEARLAALLARDPVARREWEADHKLRRDPRVTPLGAFLRVTSLDEFPQLFNVLSGEMSLVGPRPIVTAEVGRYGRWFSRYCEVRPGITGLWQVSGRNDVDYRRRVAMDVLYTKTRSPHLYLKVLLATVPAVVSRNGSY; translated from the coding sequence GTGTACCTTTCCGGGACAAAGGACATCGAGATCCAGACGGCCATGTCGCAAGTGCGCGACGGCGGCCGTGATTTGTACCCTTCAGCGATGAGCCTCGATGCTTGTCGCGCACTGGATCTGTTGATCGCCCTGGGTGTGCTGATCTTCATGGCTCCCCTGATGATTGCGATCGCGGTGGCGATCAAGGTGCAGGACGGCGGCCCTGTACTGTTCGGCCACGGCCGGCTCGGCCGCGGCGGGCGGACGTTCCGCTGCTGGAAATTCCGCAGCATGGAGATCGACGCGGAAGCGCGACTGGCCGCTCTCCTCGCCCGGGACCCCGTGGCCCGGCGCGAATGGGAAGCCGATCACAAGCTGCGCCGCGATCCGCGCGTGACCCCGCTCGGCGCGTTCCTACGGGTCACGAGTCTCGACGAGTTCCCTCAATTATTCAACGTCTTGTCGGGAGAAATGAGCCTGGTCGGCCCTCGCCCGATTGTCACCGCCGAAGTCGGCCGCTACGGGCGCTGGTTCAGCCGCTATTGCGAGGTTCGCCCGGGCATCACCGGTCTGTGGCAAGTGAGCGGCCGCAATGATGTCGACTACAGGCGTCGTGTGGCGATGGACGTGCTCTATACGAAGACGCGATCGCCACATCTATATCTTAAGGTTCTGCTCGCTACTGTTCCCGCTGTTGTCAGTCGTAACGGCTCTTACTGA
- a CDS encoding glycosyltransferase family 2 protein, with protein sequence MALIEDGGAVGVSIAGPAATPRIVVVVASLGRPDELSTLLAHLENQSVKPSRVILSVTDRADAPAAVGANVEVVVGPKGSSPQRNLGIRLALAAGCDVMVFLDDDYVPTARALELFCKVLADRPDVVGVTGTVIADGIRGPGIPTELAEELVLRYEHEAPPLTTTCVDTTGLYGCNMAFRASAIGDCRFDENLPLYAWQEDIDFSRQMRSSGRLVRSLAATGVHRGVKRARAPGFQLGWAQVVNPAYLVRKGTMPFTFAVALVIRNVIANHLRALAPEPWVDRRGRVRGNWAGILEVLRGRIDPSAVLNRISR encoded by the coding sequence TTGGCGTTGATCGAGGATGGCGGCGCGGTCGGCGTATCGATCGCTGGTCCTGCGGCGACTCCACGGATCGTCGTGGTCGTCGCTTCGCTAGGACGGCCCGATGAATTGTCCACCCTCCTGGCGCACCTCGAAAATCAGTCGGTCAAGCCGAGCCGGGTGATCCTCTCCGTCACCGACAGGGCGGACGCCCCAGCGGCGGTCGGCGCGAACGTCGAGGTGGTGGTCGGGCCCAAAGGGTCGTCGCCGCAGCGCAATCTCGGCATCCGGCTTGCCCTGGCGGCCGGATGCGACGTCATGGTCTTCCTCGACGACGACTACGTTCCGACGGCGCGGGCGCTGGAACTGTTCTGCAAGGTGCTGGCGGATCGTCCCGACGTGGTCGGTGTCACAGGGACCGTTATTGCTGACGGCATCCGGGGGCCGGGGATTCCGACCGAGTTGGCCGAAGAACTGGTGCTCCGCTACGAGCACGAAGCGCCGCCCCTGACCACGACCTGCGTCGACACCACGGGCCTCTATGGCTGCAACATGGCCTTCCGGGCTTCGGCGATCGGCGATTGCCGGTTCGACGAGAACCTGCCGCTCTACGCCTGGCAGGAGGACATCGACTTCTCCCGGCAGATGCGGTCGAGCGGTCGCCTGGTGAGGAGCCTCGCCGCCACCGGTGTCCATCGCGGCGTGAAGCGGGCGAGGGCGCCGGGGTTCCAGCTCGGCTGGGCGCAGGTCGTCAATCCGGCCTATCTCGTCCGCAAGGGGACCATGCCCTTCACCTTCGCCGTGGCGCTGGTGATCCGCAACGTCATCGCCAACCACCTGCGTGCGCTCGCCCCCGAGCCATGGGTCGATCGCCGCGGACGCGTCCGCGGCAACTGGGCCGGCATTCTGGAAGTCCTGCGCGGCCGCATCGACCCGTCGGCCGTCCTTAACCGGATATCGAGGTAG
- a CDS encoding acyltransferase family protein codes for MSFTVFSTNIALTGGDAMDEKNHYATLDGLRGVAALAVVIFHITQPSAIKPASHGYLAVDFFFALSGFVIAAAYERRLTTNMTLGDFFVRRVIRLWPMIIAGVLIGVVGKATKMAAQQAPDPVLLSVLLVAGLLLVPLQIGRDDYPQAYPLNPAHWSLFYEVAANFVYAASLRFLATRILWLVLGVSGLALAWVSYAGDGLLPGSMMSEYPWGLSRVVFSFSAGVLIYRHRPAISLPIPLIIGLLLAALCIPSPGFTWAYDLACAFVVFPLVVAAGANHQPRKAGIYLLGGRISYPIYAIHYPFFPTFAHVIRSYGLTGAREAGALCAEFLLVVALAYLLLRFYDEPVRKRLTDFTRKRIALKAARWRRREPAE; via the coding sequence TTGAGCTTCACCGTGTTCTCAACAAATATCGCACTGACCGGCGGGGACGCGATGGACGAGAAAAATCACTATGCGACGCTGGATGGGCTGCGGGGTGTCGCTGCGCTGGCGGTAGTCATTTTTCACATCACCCAGCCGAGCGCGATTAAGCCAGCCTCACATGGCTACTTGGCTGTGGACTTCTTCTTCGCTTTGAGCGGGTTCGTCATCGCTGCCGCCTACGAGCGCCGCCTAACGACCAACATGACGTTGGGCGATTTTTTCGTCAGGCGTGTAATCCGGCTGTGGCCAATGATCATCGCCGGCGTCCTAATCGGCGTGGTTGGCAAAGCCACAAAGATGGCCGCGCAGCAAGCGCCCGATCCCGTTCTGCTCTCGGTTCTCTTGGTCGCAGGCCTTCTGCTCGTGCCGCTGCAGATCGGGCGCGACGACTACCCACAGGCCTATCCGCTCAACCCGGCGCACTGGTCGCTATTCTACGAAGTCGCGGCCAATTTCGTATACGCCGCGTCCCTGAGGTTCCTCGCCACGCGCATCTTGTGGCTGGTGCTCGGGGTTTCAGGCCTCGCGCTCGCGTGGGTCTCATATGCAGGGGATGGACTGCTCCCAGGCTCGATGATGTCGGAATACCCATGGGGCCTGTCGCGGGTGGTTTTCTCGTTCAGCGCTGGCGTGCTGATCTACCGACACCGGCCTGCGATCAGCCTCCCGATACCACTGATCATCGGACTGCTGTTGGCCGCCCTGTGCATTCCCTCACCAGGTTTTACCTGGGCTTACGATCTTGCCTGCGCCTTTGTGGTGTTTCCCCTGGTGGTTGCCGCGGGGGCCAACCACCAGCCGCGCAAGGCTGGGATCTACCTGCTTGGTGGCCGGATCTCGTATCCGATATACGCCATCCACTACCCATTCTTTCCGACGTTCGCTCACGTAATCCGCAGCTATGGTCTCACAGGAGCTCGTGAAGCCGGTGCTCTATGCGCCGAGTTCTTGCTGGTCGTGGCGCTCGCCTACTTGCTGTTGCGCTTCTACGACGAGCCCGTCCGCAAGCGCCTGACCGATTTCACTCGGAAGCGCATCGCCCTGAAAGCCGCGCGTTGGCGCCGCCGGGAGCCCGCAGAATGA
- a CDS encoding glycosyltransferase, with product MRTALVHYWLVNMRGGEQVLRQLMALHPEADVITNVYDPVQTGELFYGRERPRTTMIDRLPYAKTAYPMYMPLMPSALEALDMNPYDLIVSSESGPAKWVIPRPNARHICYMHSPMRYLWDQRHLYRKKLPALVRPLFDSVTGGLRQQDVVSSMRVDEFVANSSFVAQRIQKYYRREASVVPPPVAQDDIGPPQSPEDYYLFAGQLVSYKDVRAAVDACVALGRRLVVVGAGPERKYVEQFAGQGVEYHGRVSREELVRLMARCRGLLFPGVEDFGIVPVEILASGRPVIALNEGGIIDTVEDRVTGILYDRRVGLKAAMVQFEEWLPDFKPGDAVRAAQQFTPEAFARRWRAVLAGAPLRPTGDLIPVRPIRALA from the coding sequence ATGCGCACCGCACTTGTCCACTACTGGCTGGTCAACATGCGCGGTGGCGAACAGGTGCTTCGCCAGCTGATGGCCCTGCATCCCGAAGCCGACGTGATCACGAACGTCTATGATCCAGTCCAGACGGGAGAGCTGTTCTACGGCCGCGAGCGTCCCCGCACGACCATGATCGACAGGCTTCCCTACGCCAAGACCGCCTATCCCATGTACATGCCGCTCATGCCCAGTGCGCTCGAAGCTCTCGACATGAACCCGTACGACCTGATCGTAAGCAGCGAATCCGGCCCGGCGAAATGGGTGATCCCCAGGCCGAATGCGCGGCACATCTGCTACATGCATTCGCCGATGCGTTACCTGTGGGATCAACGCCACCTGTATCGGAAGAAGCTCCCCGCGCTTGTCCGGCCGCTGTTCGACAGCGTCACCGGCGGTCTGCGGCAGCAGGACGTGGTCTCCTCCATGCGCGTCGACGAATTCGTCGCGAACTCGTCCTTCGTGGCGCAGCGCATTCAAAAGTATTATCGCCGGGAGGCGTCGGTGGTCCCGCCGCCGGTTGCTCAGGACGATATCGGTCCCCCGCAGTCGCCCGAGGACTACTATCTGTTCGCCGGGCAGCTGGTTTCCTACAAGGACGTGCGGGCCGCGGTGGACGCCTGTGTCGCCCTCGGCCGACGCCTTGTGGTGGTGGGCGCCGGACCGGAGCGCAAGTACGTCGAGCAGTTCGCCGGCCAGGGCGTCGAGTACCACGGGCGGGTGTCGCGCGAGGAACTGGTCCGCCTGATGGCGCGCTGCCGCGGCCTCCTGTTCCCCGGGGTGGAGGACTTCGGGATCGTGCCGGTTGAGATCCTCGCGTCAGGCCGGCCGGTCATCGCGCTCAACGAGGGCGGCATCATCGACACGGTCGAGGATCGGGTCACCGGCATCCTCTATGACCGGCGCGTCGGACTGAAGGCCGCGATGGTCCAGTTCGAAGAGTGGCTTCCCGATTTCAAGCCCGGCGACGCGGTCCGCGCGGCTCAGCAATTCACGCCCGAAGCGTTTGCACGCCGCTGGCGTGCGGTGCTCGCGGGTGCGCCGCTGCGGCCGACGGGCGACCTGATCCCCGTGCGTCCGATCCGGGCGCTGGCCTAG
- a CDS encoding glycosyltransferase family 2 protein, whose product MSPSVSVVIINHNYGRFLGESVRSVLAQSAPPAEIVVVDDGSTDNSREVIAGFGGAVIPVFQSKSGHVAAFNAGFAKASGDVLIFLDADDRLYTQCVQTVVENWEPGLAKIQYQLDTMDEQGVDQELSFPYFPEDLGPDEVLQQLLRFGTYPWTVSSGCAFSRRFLEGIMPIDADLIFKSPDGYANKLAPLFGAVKSLRTVLGGYRVHGQNAWAQAPGPLRAGPFTRNTRFDIVMHAELRRLAASRGHTIPDFDEICTPNQVEVRALSYRLAPSEHPQARDTRRLLAGLGLRSALRAPNTSAIGRLLWSLWLTTATLAPIWLVSRLYLGFRGQSGRSSLSRHVLNFARGRAGRYAPPPERA is encoded by the coding sequence ATGAGCCCGAGCGTCAGCGTGGTGATCATCAACCACAACTACGGCCGCTTCCTCGGCGAGAGCGTCCGCAGCGTGCTCGCGCAATCGGCGCCGCCGGCCGAGATCGTGGTCGTCGACGACGGCTCGACCGACAACTCCCGCGAGGTGATCGCCGGCTTCGGCGGTGCGGTCATTCCGGTCTTCCAGTCGAAGTCCGGGCACGTCGCCGCCTTCAACGCCGGCTTCGCCAAGGCCTCCGGCGACGTCCTGATCTTCCTCGACGCCGACGACCGCCTCTACACGCAATGCGTGCAGACCGTCGTGGAGAACTGGGAGCCGGGGCTCGCCAAGATCCAGTACCAGCTCGACACCATGGACGAGCAGGGCGTCGATCAGGAACTATCGTTTCCGTACTTCCCCGAGGACCTGGGCCCCGACGAGGTGCTGCAGCAGCTGCTGAGGTTCGGCACCTATCCGTGGACCGTCTCCAGCGGCTGCGCCTTCTCCCGCCGGTTCCTGGAAGGGATCATGCCGATCGACGCGGACCTGATCTTCAAGTCGCCGGACGGCTACGCCAACAAGCTCGCGCCGCTGTTCGGCGCGGTGAAGTCCCTGAGGACCGTGCTCGGCGGCTATCGGGTGCACGGCCAGAACGCCTGGGCGCAGGCGCCCGGGCCGCTGCGGGCCGGCCCCTTCACCCGCAACACCCGCTTCGACATCGTCATGCACGCGGAGCTGCGCCGGCTGGCCGCCAGCCGCGGCCACACGATCCCGGACTTCGACGAGATCTGCACGCCCAATCAGGTCGAGGTGAGGGCGCTGTCGTACCGCCTGGCGCCGAGCGAGCATCCTCAGGCGCGCGACACGCGGCGGCTGCTCGCCGGGCTCGGCCTGCGCTCGGCCCTGCGCGCGCCAAACACCTCAGCCATAGGGCGGCTGCTCTGGTCGCTGTGGCTGACGACGGCGACGCTTGCCCCCATATGGCTGGTGAGCCGCCTCTACCTCGGGTTTCGCGGTCAGAGCGGACGTTCGAGCCTGTCGCGGCACGTGCTCAACTTCGCGCGCGGACGCGCCGGCCGCTATGCGCCGCCGCCCGAGCGCGCCTGA
- a CDS encoding FkbM family methyltransferase, whose translation MFSTTIVLHRLGGSMGARVENVGLAKAPNGAVSLAPGVLARLCAAFPVLILFLRAYNKATGALWPRRTSVTYFGARMECDTRDLIQGRIAHFGVWEPDVAAVFHDVIRPGDVVVDVGANIGFFTLLSAKLVGETGGVVAIEASPPIAERLQRHVAMNDLKNVRVAAVAVSDAPGELVLYAGPTTNIGKSTTVATRGFREQARVPALPLDQILTGQERAAVSLIKIDIEGAEGPVLNRLLDTLDLYPRRLSVLVEASADEAPETWHAIFDRFRAAGFTARAVRNRYDWDWYLNWRVREEPQILDNLPNVQTDIFFSRQ comes from the coding sequence GTGTTCTCGACCACTATCGTCCTTCACCGCCTCGGGGGATCGATGGGCGCGCGCGTCGAGAATGTTGGCCTGGCGAAGGCCCCGAACGGCGCGGTGAGCCTTGCCCCTGGGGTGCTCGCGCGCCTCTGCGCCGCGTTCCCGGTGCTGATCCTCTTCCTGCGCGCCTACAACAAGGCCACGGGCGCTCTGTGGCCGCGACGGACGTCGGTGACCTATTTCGGCGCGCGGATGGAGTGCGACACCCGCGACCTGATCCAGGGCCGCATCGCCCATTTCGGAGTGTGGGAGCCGGACGTCGCAGCGGTGTTCCACGACGTGATCCGCCCTGGCGACGTGGTCGTCGACGTGGGCGCGAACATCGGCTTCTTCACCCTGCTCTCCGCCAAGCTGGTCGGCGAGACGGGCGGCGTGGTGGCCATCGAGGCCTCGCCTCCGATCGCGGAGCGGCTGCAACGTCACGTCGCGATGAACGACCTCAAGAACGTGCGCGTCGCCGCCGTGGCGGTGTCGGATGCGCCCGGTGAGCTGGTTCTCTACGCCGGTCCCACGACCAACATCGGGAAGTCCACCACCGTCGCGACCCGCGGGTTCCGGGAGCAGGCCCGCGTGCCTGCCCTGCCGCTCGATCAGATCCTGACGGGCCAGGAGCGCGCAGCGGTCTCGCTGATCAAGATCGATATCGAGGGCGCGGAGGGACCGGTTCTCAACCGGCTGCTCGACACCCTGGACCTCTACCCGCGGCGGCTGAGCGTGCTGGTGGAGGCGAGCGCGGACGAGGCTCCGGAGACCTGGCACGCCATCTTCGACCGCTTCCGTGCGGCCGGCTTCACGGCGCGCGCGGTGAGGAACCGCTATGACTGGGACTGGTATCTGAACTGGCGCGTCCGCGAGGAACCGCAGATCCTCGACAACCTGCCCAATGTCCAGACCGACATCTTCTTCAGTCGCCAATAG